One Littorina saxatilis isolate snail1 linkage group LG1, US_GU_Lsax_2.0, whole genome shotgun sequence genomic window carries:
- the LOC138967525 gene encoding large ribosomal subunit protein mL44-like translates to MRAYLKELYNRRLRVGPEKLRHRSEFMNWNYNAEIYAFGKRLGEEFSNDSLQAAFTHRSYIEAEEARRADLGIDVASAPLGLTDNSELTQKGEETASRYIKAYLRSSYPTMFEEAIVAIHDHLMSDDTLSHIASHIGIGDLMLCSDFPPEESTLSKNFLAVVGALETDKGVKRAESLVRDLVLAQLVGKELMELWSVTNPMGLLMAVLDSQGRGPPEPRLQWQAGQRTIMAVYQVGIYSDKQLIGQSAGERVTIAEDMAAQDALQRMMGIGSGHMPLTFRTEADKMELRYDPKNISAEELMQTYELRQKENSVS, encoded by the exons ATGAGAGCCTACCTGAAGGAGCTTTATAACAGACGTCTTCGTGTTGGACCTGAGAAACTCCGACATCGCTCTGAGTTCATGAACTG GAACTATAATGCTGAGATTTATGCGTTTGGAAAACGCCTCGGAGAGGAATTTTCCaatgattctctgcaagcagcATTCACTCACAG ATCTTACATAGAggcagaagaggcacggagggCTGATCTTGGCATTGATGTTGCTTCAGCCCCACTTGGACTGACAGACAATTCTGAACTTACTCAAAAAG GTGAAGAGACTGCATCTCGTTACATCAAGGCGTACCTGAGAAGCTCATACCCAACCATGTTTGAAGAAGCTATTGT TGCCATCCATGATCACCTGATGTCAGATGATACTCTCTCCCACATAGCCAGCCATATAGGTATTGGAGACCTCATGCTTTGCTCT GACTTTCCACCTGAAGAATCAACTCTGAGCAAGAACTTTCTGGCTGTTGTTGGTGCTCTGGAAACtgacaaa GGTGTGAAGAGAGCAGAATCACTGGTGCGTGACCTAGTGCTGGCACAGCTGGTTGGCAAGGAGTTGATGGAGCTGTGGAGCGTGACCAACCCCATGGGACTTCTGATGGCCGTTTTGGATTCACAGGGGCGAGGCCCACCTGAACCCag ACTACAGTGGCAAGCAGGCCAGAGGACAATCATGGCTGTCTATCAAGTGGGGATCTACAGTGACAAGCAGCTTATCGGACAGT CTGCAGGAGAGAGGGTCACAATCGCAGAAGACATGGCTGCCCAGGACGCATTGCAGCGTATGATGGGTATCGGCAGTGGCCACATGCCACTCACTTTCCGAACCGAGGCAGATAAAATGGAACTGAGATACGATCCGAAAAATATAAGTGCGGAGGAGCTGATGCAAACATATGAACTAAGACAGAAAGAGAACTCTGTCTCGTAA
- the LOC138967466 gene encoding uncharacterized protein isoform X2, with protein MAGAARAVSVSFLEHGIAVLRMQRGENRINKEFIDTFHSCLDEVESNKNCKGLITTSEGKFFSNGLDLQWLSQQSGPESFQQFITSFNEMLGRLLTFPLPTAAAINGHCFAGGAMVAFSHDLRVMNSEKGWICYNEVFLNLRLAPFVMKVMQLKANPKTFHNMMVFGQRFTGPEAESAGLIDKAIPSSLVENESQKLLQAWLGKDGIQRESLHNMKKDVYADALKELYTLRPSKV; from the exons ATGGCCGGAGCAGCCCGAGCGGTGTCGGTGTCCTTCCTAGAGCATGGAATCGCCGTGCTACGGATGCAAAGAGGAGAAAACAGAATCAACAAAGAATTCATTGACACTTTCCACAGCTGCTTGGATGAGGTGGAAAG CAACAAGAACTGCAAGGGCCTCATCACCACATCAGAGGGGAAGTTCTTCAGCAATGGCCTTGACCTGCAGTGGTTGTCCCAGCAGAGTGGCCCGGAGTCCTTTCAACAGTTCATCACCAGCTTCAACGAGATGCTCGGCCGACTGCTGACTTTCCCCTTACCCACTGCCGCTGCCATCAATG GTCACTGTTTTGCTGGAGGGGCGATGGTAGCCTTTAGCCACGACTTGCGAGTAATGAACAGCGAGAAAGGCTGGATCTGCTACAACGAGGTCTTCCTCAACCTTCGTCTCGCCCCCTTCGTCATGAAGGTTATGCA GTTAAAAGCTAACCCCAAAACTTTTCACAACATGATGGTGTTTGGCCAGCGATTCACAGGCCCGGAGGCTGAGTCTGCTGGCTTGATTGACAAGGCGATCCCCTCCAGCCTTGTGGAGAATGAAAGCCAGAAGTTGCTGCAGGCATGGCTTGGAAAAGACGGCATCCAGCGGGAAAGTTTGCACAATATGAAGAAAGATGTGTACGCAGACGCTTTGAAGGAACTGTATACCTTGAGACCTTCGAAAGTGTAG
- the LOC138967466 gene encoding uncharacterized protein isoform X1 produces the protein MESPCYGCKEEKTESTKNSLTLSTAAWMRWKGTVGCCHGRTSATCCVEGNKNCKGLITTSEGKFFSNGLDLQWLSQQSGPESFQQFITSFNEMLGRLLTFPLPTAAAINGHCFAGGAMVAFSHDLRVMNSEKGWICYNEVFLNLRLAPFVMKVMQLKANPKTFHNMMVFGQRFTGPEAESAGLIDKAIPSSLVENESQKLLQAWLGKDGIQRESLHNMKKDVYADALKELYTLRPSKV, from the exons ATGGAATCGCCGTGCTACGGATGCAAAGAGGAGAAAACAGAATCAACAAAGAATTCATTGACACTTTCCACAGCTGCTTGGATGAGGTGGAAAGGTACGGTAGGCTGCTGTCACGGTCGAACCTCGGCCACATGTTGTGTGGAAGG CAACAAGAACTGCAAGGGCCTCATCACCACATCAGAGGGGAAGTTCTTCAGCAATGGCCTTGACCTGCAGTGGTTGTCCCAGCAGAGTGGCCCGGAGTCCTTTCAACAGTTCATCACCAGCTTCAACGAGATGCTCGGCCGACTGCTGACTTTCCCCTTACCCACTGCCGCTGCCATCAATG GTCACTGTTTTGCTGGAGGGGCGATGGTAGCCTTTAGCCACGACTTGCGAGTAATGAACAGCGAGAAAGGCTGGATCTGCTACAACGAGGTCTTCCTCAACCTTCGTCTCGCCCCCTTCGTCATGAAGGTTATGCA GTTAAAAGCTAACCCCAAAACTTTTCACAACATGATGGTGTTTGGCCAGCGATTCACAGGCCCGGAGGCTGAGTCTGCTGGCTTGATTGACAAGGCGATCCCCTCCAGCCTTGTGGAGAATGAAAGCCAGAAGTTGCTGCAGGCATGGCTTGGAAAAGACGGCATCCAGCGGGAAAGTTTGCACAATATGAAGAAAGATGTGTACGCAGACGCTTTGAAGGAACTGTATACCTTGAGACCTTCGAAAGTGTAG
- the LOC138967544 gene encoding uncharacterized protein, whose protein sequence is MAESKASVAVTIQKNGIAVVRMQRGDNRINNEFVRAFNDCLDQVEKASSCKGVVTTGEGKFYSNGLDTDWLATIDSDTMANFLRSLVELLLRLLTFPLPTVAAINGHCYAGGALIAFATDLRVMNSQRGWLCFNEVFINRRFGQFNIKYLQAKINPARTLHRAIVFGQRFTGPEAEAAGMVDNAVAPPIVLQESQRLLQAWIGKEGFPRESLHNMKLDLYADAIKEVHAPSKL, encoded by the exons aTGGCGGAATCAAAAGCTTCTGTGGCCGTAACTATTCAGAAAAATGGAATTGCTGTTGTGCGAATGCAGAGAGGGGACAACAGGATCAACAACGAGTTTGTGCGAGCGTTTAATGACTGTCTTGACCAAGTAGAAAA GGCGTCGTCATGCAAAGGAGTGGTGACGACTGGCGAGGGGAAATTCTACTCCAATGGACTGGACACAGACTGGCTGGCGACCATTGACAGTGACACAATGGCAAACTTCTTAAGGAGTTTAGTGGAACTGTTGCTGAGGCTTCTCACATTCCCACTCCCAACAGTTGCTGCCATAAACG GTCACTGCTATGCTGGTGGTGCCCTGATTGCCTTTGCTACTGACCTGCGAGTTATGAACTCACAGCGTGGATGGCTCTGCTTTAATGAGGTTTTCATTAACAGACGATTCGGTCAGTTCAACATCAAGTATCTTCA GGCCAAGATCAATCCAGCCAGAACATTACACAGGGCAATAGTGTTCGGCCAGCGATTCACAGGACCTGAAGCAGAGGCGGCAGGAATGGTTGACAACGCAGTAGCCCCGCCCATTGTGCTGCAAGAGAGTCAGCGACTGCTGCAAGCCTGGATtggcaaggaggggtttccacgagagagtctgcacaacatGAAACTGGATCTTTATGCTGACGCCATAAAAGAAGTGCATGCGCCATCAAAATTGTAG